aaaaaagcagatgtttGCTCattgtctagtggttaggatccagcactttcactgctgtgacctgatttcaatccctggctggggaagtcCAATCACACAAGCCACGCAGAAGGAAGTCTAAGCTTTTATGAGTGGTTTCTTCAATGAAATATAGTGAAATATCTTTATTATCCCTACTAGAAGTGAGCCctcttttctatgtattttaaacTCTTGACCTTTCTTGTGAGCTTAAGTACAAAGAAAAAGCATCCAACAGTTTCTCACCACATGAGCTCTGACGTTTCTCCTTCaggatgacaatgaaaacatcttTCATGATCAGGTTCTGCAGAATGAAGTCACTACTCACTGCAGTCCTGACCTCCAACCCACCCTGAtaggagttcaggatggagatcaggaacaagacactctgtgctctgggaaaactgacaTAGCAGGTCAGTAAAGAGTTAGATAATTTCCAGAGGAAATTTATGAACCCAATTTTGCACCTTCTCGTGGGTAGAAAAGCTCTAAAATCCTTCAGAGAGACATCTGTTCCTCCTGATTCTCAGCCACATTCTCCCAAGATGTGAGCTTATCTGCATGTCACCCCTTCACCACAATCACATGCATACTGACCTCCCCGACATCCGTGGAGCAGTCCCTTAGAGCAGAAGAGAGGCTGACCTCCAGCCTGTAGTCCTCAGCAAGTCCTCCTGAAAAAATGAACTCCCACAGCCTGCTGTTCTCATTCTAAAGGAAGACACCTGCATTGCTCACCTCCAGTCCAGACAGGTCATCCTGATATTGAGTCCAGTGAAGAACTTCTGCTCCTTGTTTTCCAGCTACTGGTCAGGATGTGGCTGTTGAGGAGCCTGTGTGTGACAAATAGCGAAAAACATATGTGCTTCCTAGACATAAGCAGTGAAGATTTTTCTCCTTAGCAGGGAGAGACTGGCTTGACTTGTGAAGTAAGCTTCAATGCCTTAtgtagttatcttttttttttttaatttctagatcAACTTATTAAATATCATTAATAGTATAGAATTcacattaaaaagttatttagaaaataatttgttaataaaATGATACTTTTACCAGTAATAAAGGAATGTTTTTTACTTGTTTTAGGACCCTAATCCTCAAGGTTTCTACACCTCTCAATGTACTTTAATGTcctctggggggcttccctggttgctcagtggtaaggaatctgcctgccaaggcaggggacacataGGACTACAAGTGGTCTAGAGGCtgtgaagcccgtgcaccacagccattgagcctgtgctccagacccCGGGAccgccactactgaagcccgagtgccctagagcccaagctcctcaacgagagaagctactgcaatgagaagcctatgcaccaccactagagagaagccccactTTAGGCAGTGaaagaaaagtccatgcagctaCGAAGACCCACTacagtgaaaaatgaataaataaattaaagtatattaaaaaaaatgcccCTCTGACTTTACATGTAGCTATATGTGCTGTATGTCCCAactgggaagaagagaaaaatgattgaTCCATCAATGTCCTCCTTCAAAATTGCCTACATTAAGTACACGAATTTCCACAAAGATCTTTGTTACTTTGAGAAATTGCGATCTCCCAGTCTGCACATTACTAACATATGTCCTGGGGGGATGGCTCTGTCCCACTGTTAATGAATGTTCTAAAGGCCTGCCTGTGACTCTTTTATTCAAGCTCGTTTGATTTTGTCTCTCAAAGATGCAAAGACATTATGGAGGAATTTAAGAACTTCATGGATTGCATTGTCCCCAGGTACATCTTGCTCTGCTCTGAGATACCTTGCTGGGTCCTAAGGAGGAAACGTGTCTGGAGCTGTGACAGGAGTGGCCCTCTTGCCTCAGTGCAGCTCATCTGTGTGGTTCCATGTCCTGAGGCCCTGCCACTTTTCCAGGGAACACTTTAAACTTCCCTGTTCTCCTTCAGATTTCTCAAACTGCTGCTGACTTTCAACTCCAAGTTTCCTGCACTTTGGGCTTTTTGAGCAAGTGAGACTCCTGACCAAGGCAAATTCCTCCTAGTGCAATCAGCACGTGGAAGAGCCAGGTGGAGGCACAGAGGAGCCCCTGGAGTCTCCACCATTGTTCACTGTGGTGCGGGGTTCCCTCTATTTACCATGTTTCTCTTTGAGGCAGGACAGTCTGGACCTGCAGTGCTTGGCAGGCAGAGCAGGTGAACTCATAGGGGACTGCCTGACAAATCTAGAAGTTTCACTCAGGTTCTGCTTTCAGTTGGTGGCTTTGCAGTCTTAAAGGAAAATTGACAACCAGAAATCATAATGGAGAATGAAACAGCTATATGAATGAAGAGGACACCTTCATGCAGAGTGAATGAGGAGACCATGCTGGGGATTCCTACACTGGGAGGAAGTGAATGACTGTGATATTTGAGTGTAAAGGTAagatattcacctgacctctcgccaactgaCTGCCATCTCTTCAAGCATCTCTACCACTTTCCAGGGAAACAACTTCAACAACCAACAAGAGGCAGAAAGCCCTTcccaagagttcatcaaatcctgaagcatggattttttgGATCATTGCTTTTAGGTtacttttcttttgagaaaatcaGAGTTACAAAATGTATTGGAGTAGTTATGTTCACTTCAAGGTCCTCAGAGCAAGAAACAACATAGGTAGAGCTTGTGAGTTTTTACTTCTAATATCCAAATCCTAAAGAGGGGTCAAGGATttacaaaatgcatttttttaatcaagCTGCCATTCAGGCTTGgtgtttagggaaaaaaaaaagtaagttttttACACTAAGAATTTAAtgagtgaaaaaaatcacaaactaactaaatacaaaatatacattttcccataaatatacatacataatattaAATCAACaagatcatttaaatatttataaatagataaataaatactaaaagagATAAATAATGGTCCAGGTAGTGAATAAGTAGATagatcagcttcagcatctgtgaGGACAAAGTACCTGTAGAGTAGAACATAATGTCACTTAAAATTCCAGGAAATATTCGACAAATTGAATCAATTCAGGGCAGGATGACAGCAGAAATGAGAGTCCTTGACATGGCAGCGCTTGAGGAAGTGTGGTCTGTTGGTCCGTGAGAATCATTTCCATGTTGACCCAGGTGTGTGTCAGTCCTTTCTCCTGAATCTCTCCTGCAAGTTTGTTGAGGAAGAGAAGGCTCTCATGACTTGAACTCTGACAACCTCCCAGGCACAAGGGCTGTGTCTCTTCTCTTGCAGATAGAGAGTGAGTCTGTGGAAGTATTTCCTCACAGCCAGGCTGGAGTCCTCCTTGAGCAGGGGAGCCCCTcgcagcccctcctcctgcctcagacAGGCTTGCAGGTCAGGGAGCTGCTGATCCAGTGCCGCGCGGAGCTTGTCCAGGAGGCTCTGGTCCCACGTGGCGGCCGAGCCCTCTGTGCTGAAGAGCTGGAAGGTGTGCTGGGTCACCTCGTGGAGCACAGAGATGGCTTGAGCCTTCTGCAACTGGCTGCCACCCAGTGCCTCCTGGGGGAATGTGAAGTCATTTCTGTCctgcaggcaggaggaaagggagacCCTCCTCAGTTGTTGCAGGAGCATCAGGACCCTCCTGTTGGCCAGGCTGTGGGTGTGAGGCAGGTGGCAGCCCAGAGAGCAGATGGTGTTGCAGCTGAGCAGCAGTAGGGCCAGGAGGAAGGACCAAGCTGGGGCCATCGGGGGCCTTGCAGATGCTTGTGGCCTGGGGCGGTGGGTGACTCTGAACTTGATCTTTGTTCTCTGAAGACCTTTCTTCAGGCCTGTGTCTTAAGTAGGAGCCCAtggtttccattttctgaaagttCCCTCTTgctttctacttttgtttttgcttttcattttgcactCTCCAAATGGGTTAAGGCAGCATTTCTcaatcattgttttttttttcatgttgtccTTCTTTCTTCTGACCACAGAGcctttttagatatattttaggTGCCCTGATTGTGAAATTTTGATAGCACAGATATACTGGTTATGTTTTTATGTACTCTATGGATATCTTTTCTCTGTAcatagaaaaaggaagtgaaaatatTACTCTTTGTATTCAATGTAGAGTTGAGAATCACATAAAATTTTAAGCTATAACTTAAATGTGAAagccactgatttttttaaatttattattttattgaggataattgctttacagaattttgttgtgttctatcaaacctcaacattaatcagtcataggtatacatatatcccctcccttttgaaactccctcccatcttcctccccatcccacccctctaggttgatacagggcccctgtttgagtttcctgagccattcagcaaattcccgttggctatttaatttatatatggcaatgtaagtttccatgttactctctccatacatctcgccctgtcccctctccccatgtccataagtctattctctatgtctgtttctccattcagttcagttcagttgctcagtcgtgttcaactctttgcgaccccatgaattgcagcacgccaggcctccctgtccatcaccaactcctggagttcatccaaactcttgtccatcaagttggtgatgacatccagccatctcatcctttgttgtccacttttcctcctgcccccaatccctcaaagcatcagggtcttttccaatgagtcaactcttcacatgaggtgcccaaagtattagagtttcagctttagcatcagtccttccaaagaacacccaggactgatctcctttagaatggattggttggatctccttgcagtccaagggattttcaagagtcttctcccacaccacagttcaaaagcatcaattcttcagtgctcagctttcttcacagtatgactttcacatccatacaggactacaggaaaaatcatagccttgactatatggaccttcgttggcaaagtaatgtctctgcttttgaatatgttatctaggttggtcataactttccttccaagagtaagcatcttttaatttcatggctgcaatccctatctgcagtgattttggagcccaaaaaactaaagcctgacactgtttctactgtttccccatctatttcccatgaagtgatgggaccagatgacctgatcttcgttttctgaatgttgagctttaagccaacttttccactctcttctatcactttcatcaagaggctctttagttcctcttcactttctgcatatcagggtggtgtcatctgcatatctgaggttattgatatttctcccggcaatctcgattgcagcttgtgcttcttccagctcagcgtttatcatgatgtactctgcatataagttaaataagcaggatgagaatatacagccttgacatactccttttcctatttggaaccagtctgttgttccatatccagttctaactgttgtttcctgaccttcatgtagatttctcaagaggcaggtcaggtggtctggtattcccatctctttcagaattttctacagtttattgtgatccacacagtccaaagctttggcatagtcaataaagcagaaatagatgtttttctggaaccctcttgctttttccattgctgccttacaaataaattcttcagtaccatttttctgtaTTCCTTATATGTGCGTTAGAGTATGATAtttagctttctctttctgactcacttcactctgtataacaggttctaggttcatccagctcatcagaactgactcaaatgcgttcctttttatggctgagtaatattccattgtgtatatgtaccacgacttctttatccattcatctattgatggacatctaggttgcttccatgttctagctattgtaaatagtgccacaagaaacagtgggatacatgtgtcttttcaaccctggtttcctcagggtatatgcttaggagggggattgctgggtcatatggtagttttattcatagttttttaaggaatctccatagcatcctccatagtggctgtatcagtttacattcccaccaacagtgcaagagctttcccttttctctacatcctctccagcatttattgtttgtagactttttcatgatggccattctgacctgtgtgaggtgatatctcattgtggtttgatttgcatttctctaataatgagtgatattgagcatcttttcatgtgtttcttagctacctgtatgtcttctttggagaaatgactgtttaggtctttttcccattttttgattgggttgttcgtttttctagccttgagttgtatgagccgcttgtatattttggaaatgaatccttttcagttctttcatttgctattattttctcccattctgagggttgtcatttcacctttcttataatttcctttgctgtgcaaaagcttttaagtttaatcaggtcccacttgtttacttttggttgatttccattactcttggaattgggtcatagaggatcttgctttgatttatgtcatcgagtgttctgcctctaAGGACATCgagtgttttcctctaagagttttattgtttctggtcttatatttaggtctttaatccattttcagtttatctttgtatGCTTTTGGGAAGTGTTCTCATTTCACTCTTTTATatgttgctgtccagttttcccagcaccatttattgaagaggctattgGCCCTATTGTATATTCGTGCCTCGTTTGTCAAAAATatggtacccataggtgcatgggtttatttctgggctttctatctagTTCCAtgtgtctatatttctgtttttgtgccaataacatactgtcttgatgactgtagctttgtagtataatctaaggtcaggaaggttgattcctccagctgcatTATTTTTTGTCAAGACTGCattgactattcagggtctttggggtttccatatgaattgtgaaattttttgttctagttctgtgaaaaattccattggtgAAATGgtagggatcgcattgaatctgtcgattgcatttggtagtatagtcattttcacaatattgattcttcctacccaggaacatggaatatctctccatctgtttatgtcatctttgatttctttcatcagtgtctcataattttctgtgtaaagttcttttgtctccttaggtaggtttattcctaggtatttgattctttttgttgcaattttgaatgggattgattccttaatttctccttctgatttttcattgttagtatatagaaatgcaagtcatttctatgtattgattttgtattctgcaaccttgctaaattcactgattagctctagtaattttctaatactatctttagggttttctatgtacagtagcatgtcatctgcaaatagtgagagctttacttcatcttttccaatctagattcctttatttccttttcttctgtgatCGCTgaggctaggacttccagaactatgttgaataatggtggagaaagtggacacccttgtcttgttcctgatcttatggggcatgctttcagcttttcaccattgaaaataacatttcctgtaggtttatcatatatggccttcactatgttgaggtaggttccttctatgcccattttttgaagaggttTAATCATAAGTGGGTGCTGAATCTTGTCAaggctttttctgtgtcttttgagatcatgtggttttatttttcaatttgtcgatgtggtgtatcacactgattgatttgcgtatatggaagaatccttgcatccctggaataagcccaagttgatcatggtgtatgagctttttgatgtgttgctgaattctgtttgctaaaattttgtggaggatttttgcatctatgttcatcagtgatactggccggtagttttctttttgcatgttgtctttgtctggttttggtatcagggtgatggtggccttgtagaatgagtttggatgtGTTCTTTCCCCTgttgttttttgaaagagttttagaaggataggcattagctcttctctaaatgtttgatagaattctcctgtgaagccctctggtcctgggcttctgtttttgggggagattttttttttttaatcacagcttcaatttcagtgcttgtaattgggttgttcataatttctatttcttcctggtacaGTCTtcgaagattgaacttttctaagagcctgtccatttcttccaggttatccattttattgccatatagttgttcataatactcTCTTATAATCCAAttatttctgcactgtctgttgtaacctctcctttttcatttctaattttgttgaatcaattcttctctctttgtttcttgatgagtctggcttgtcaattttgtttattttctcaaagaaccagcttttagttttattaatctttactattctttctttcatttctttttcattgatgtctgctcagatctttatgatttctttccttctactaattttggggggttttttttgtacttctttttccaGCTGTTTTCGGATTAAAGTTGGGTTGTCTATTCaatgattttcttgtttcttgaggtaagattgtattgcaaTAAACTTCCATCTttggactgcttttgctgcattccataggttttgagttgtattttcatttatttgcttctagaaagtttttttatttcccttttgatttcttcagtaatctgttgattatttagaaatgtgttgtataatttccttgtgtttctgtttcttacagttttttccttgtaattaatatctagtctcatagtgctgtggttggagaagaagcttgatatgatttcaatttttttaaatttaccgaGGGTTGATTTGTGACACAAGAGGTGGTTTATCCTGGaggatgttccatgtgcacttgagaagaaggtgtattcttcttcatttggatggaatgtcctgaagatatcaatgagatacatctcatctaatgtatcattttaaatgtctgttagtgtttgtcttatgtattgaggtgcccctatgttgggtgcatagatatttacaattgttatgtcttcctcttggattgatccgtTGAtcgttatgtagtgtccttccttatctcttgtaatctttaaggtcaattttgtctgatatgaggattgctactccagctttcttttgcttcccatgtGCATGGGATATATTTTtgcatcctctcactttcagtctatatgtgtcttgaggtctgaagtgggtctcttgtagataacatatatataggtattgtttttgtatccattcagccagtcttcatcttttggttggagcacttaatccatttacatttaaagtaattattgatatatatgttcctattgccattttcttaattgttgggggttgattttgtagatccttttccttctgttgtatttcttgactatgtaagtccattaacatttgctgtaaagctggtttggtggtactgacttctcttaacttttgcttgtctgagaagctttttatttctccatcaattttgaatgagatccttgccagtgACAGtagtcttggttgtagatttttccttttcagtcctttaaatatatcctgccattcccttctggcctgcagagtttatgctgaaagatcagctgttaagtatatggggtttcccttgtatgttactttttccttctcccttgctgcttttaatattctttctttgtgtttagtctttgttagtttgattggtatgtgtcttggcgtgtttctccttgggattatcctgtatgggactcgtGCTTCTTggatttgattgactatttccttttccatgttggggaaattttcaactttaatctcttcaaaatttttctcataccctttctttctttatgcttttctgGGACCCCCTATAATTCAactgttggtgcatttaatatggtcccagaggtctctgagaccaTCCTCATTTCTTAtgattcttttaactttattctgctcttagaagttatttccaccattttatcttccagctcactgattcgttcttctgcttcagatagtctgctatggggtcacagagttggacacgactgcagtgacttagcagcagcagcagtagcagcagagtacttttaattttggtaattgtgttgtttgtctctgtatgcttattctttaattcttctaggtctttgttaatggattcttgttttctctccattttgcttttaagatttttaatcatctttactatcattattccgaattctttttcaggtattttGCCTATTTCGTCTTCATttgtttggacttctgtgtttctagtttgttctttcattgtgtagtatttctccaccttttcatgactttttttttttttttttttttttttacttattttgtctGAGATCTCGTTTTCTCAgatttcaaggttgaattctttcttccttttggtttctgccctcctaagtttggtctAATGGTTTGTGTAAGTTCCTTATAGGGTgaaatttgtgctgagtttttgtttgttttttcctctaagtggcaaggctgagtgaggtggtaatcatgtctgctgatgattgggtttgtatttttgctttgtttgctgtttagatgaggtgtcctgcacaggttGCTACTGGTgattgggtgatgctgggtcttgtattccagTGCTTTCCTTTGtctgagttctcactatttgatacccaCTAGAGTTAGTTCTCTGATATCTAGGGTCTTGGAGtgagtgctcccactccaaaggctcagggcttgatttgTGGTCAGGaataaagattccacaagtggtttctaatggcattaagtgagattaaaatgaatatccaaaacgagaaaccaaagatgaatcccagacaagtggcagttacaaaatcaggtaaataataattaaaataatgaaatatactcATATGCACATACCCCCATGAGCAATGTCAAAActgtccaacaaaaataaagtacattagACTGACctggtgaaaaaagaaaataaaaaattatatttacaggtTGATCACAAAAGTAACTAAAGCACAGActggaaaacaaagctaaagcaaggtgccaagtagggaataaagcaataaaaacaaaactaagaaatatgttgagagaaaaggaaagaaagacatgaaagaaagaatagatatgcaaagttaaatagagatagatgaagaagatttatatacattaaaaattaactgcaaggggaaaagagcagTAGGAAAGGCACACAAAGGAATAAGTatagaaataatataatatgtttaaaaaattaaaagttaaaattataaaaaagagaaaagagaaaaaaacaaaaacaaaataaagaaaacaggagaaaaaaacaaaaggatagCTAGGAAGACTGCAAAAAGCCTAGTGTGGATCCAGAGGCCTCTACCAATAAAAAGTGtgaacacatatacatgcatatgtatacatccataagcaaaatcaGAACAgtccaccaaaaataaagtactATAgactgacccagcaaacaaaggaaaccaaaaagtatatctaccagaacaaaactaggAAAGCTACtgaattatactttaattttataaactaAGTATTCCAAGTGAGTTTGAATGTCATATGTTTAGTTATATAAGTAGGAATGTATCAAATTACATATTGAAATAGAACTTACATAAATACTTTATAATCATACCAAGGTATAGACACTCTTGAAAGTCATGCAAAGCTGCTCAAATCATTGAATAACTTAAAAtagttctttaatatttattttaggtatttaacattgaattttcttcatatcagaaagtaatttttcattttaattcatgctAGATATTCATCTGGATATTATCAACATTTTTCTTCTGTTCAACACTTGGATATGTTGAATAGCTATAGTagaattacataaaaatatacatttttgtattttatttacaaatacaattttctatttttatttaatttctggaGCCCAAATCACACTGAGGTTCAAACATAAGCAACATGCCCAAGACATCCAATGGTTGCTCATAAGTATGGAAAGGCCACCTCTCACAATATGACTTTGAGATCAAGCAAAGGATGGAGAGAAAGTCCTCCAGTGAACCATCAAGTAGCCTTAGGTTGCACCACTGAACTTGTATACAATTTGTTTATATTCCATAAACTCAGTCTCAATGCTCCTCTTACATATGATacacaagaaatgctaaagagagaaataaatactaAGGAGTCCAATTTTGTTGTATCAGATTGGGTTTCGAAGTGTAATAATAAATCATTGTATGACAAGCTTTGTTCATGTTTCAGAAAACTAATGTCTGCATGTGTGGAAGCATATCATCCCCATTGAGAAAGCATGATTTAGGAATCACCATCCATGTGAATCTTTCTCTCTGTCCATTTgcattaaatttcatattttccaaatgattttCAACTTCCAATCCAAGtctattcttttcaaataaaaggaaaccaTCTTTGTAATTAATTCAGAATGGGATAAATATTGATTATTCCATGGGAAGATTTAACTTTTGGCTCTGCTCCGGAATTCTTTTGATTTTGCAGTGGATTTTATGTTGTCTTGTCCCCTTATGTTCCAAACTTCAAATAAGAGATATGTGACCATCTTTGGCAAATCAGCTCTGTAGTGACTgaactctgttttcttctctgtggtATCCTCTGTACCAGGCCCAGTGTAATCGCTCAACAAGTTGTTTTctggttatttatttacttattcacttctggatgcactgggtcttcactgcttgcCTGGACTTTCgtcagttgtggcaagtggggatcACTGTTCCTCGCAGTACCTGGTTTATTTGCTGTGTGGTCCTCCTCAGGCTCTAgcgtgcaggcttcaggagttgcagcatgtgggctctagagcagggTCTCAGTAACAGGGGAGCACTgtcttagttgttccatggcaggTGGacacttcctggaccaggaatcgaatctgtgtctcctgaggaaagattcttattcactgcacCATCAGAGAAGTCGTCAACAAGTAATTGTAGCTAAAGCAGTTTCTCAGATTTCCTCACACTACTGGAAGGCATTTACAAGTGACCCAGCTATTTTTCTTCATCTGGGCCCTATTTCCTGGAACCGTAATAGACAGCATCTGGTATTTCCACTGTATTCCTGCTGGTACCAGTCATACTGAGTTTGTTGCTAAAACCACTAGGAGTCTCCTTCCTTGAAGGCACATGTGGTCTGGGGATTCAAGTACCAAATGCAACACACTTTGCAGCCTTTGCCCAGCACTATGTTAAACTCAGGAGGATGTCTCACACCTAATTGTCCTCAACTAGGTCATgaatccagaaaacatctacttctactgcATTGatgacactaaagcctttgactgtgtagatcacaacaaactgtgaaaaactcttcaagagaaaggaataccaggccaccttacctgactcctgagaaatctgtatgcaggtcaagaaggaacagttagcaccggacatggaacaaaagactggttccaaactggggaaagagtacatcaagacAGTATACTgccaacctgcttatttaacttatatccagtgtacatcatgtgaaatgctgggcgggatgaagcacaagctggaatcaagattgccgggagacatatcaataacctcagacatgcagatgacaccactcttatggcaaaagcaaagaggaactaaaggaacactttctctaatgattaaagtgaaagaggagagtga
This portion of the Bubalus bubalis isolate 160015118507 breed Murrah chromosome 3, NDDB_SH_1, whole genome shotgun sequence genome encodes:
- the LOC112583544 gene encoding interferon alpha-H — protein: MAPAWSFLLALLLLSCNTICSLGCHLPHTHSLANRRVLMLLQQLRRVSLSSCLQDRNDFTFPQEALGGSQLQKAQAISVLHEVTQHTFQLFSTEGSAATWDQSLLDKLRAALDQQLPDLQACLRQEEGLRGAPLLKEDSSLAVRKYFHRLTLYLQEKRHSPCAWEVVRVQVMRAFSSSTNLQERFRRKD